In Luteipulveratus mongoliensis, the DNA window ACGCTGGCGTTCCTGGAGGTCGGACCACAGGCGTACGAGGTCCTCGCACGCACTCAGCACGACGTCGTTGGGCATCCGCGGGGAGACGTCGGTCTGCTCACGGCGAGGCTCGTGCACGAGGGTGCTGACCACTGCTGCGAGCGATGCCGCGTCGAGCCCACGCCAGGCGTCCGTGCGCAGGCTCTCGGCCGCGAGCAGGTCCTTCTCGGTGTAGATCCGCTGCAGCACGTGACCCCGCTCGGTCACCTCACGACCGTCTGGGCTGAGGTAGCCGAGCTCGCTCAGCAGGTCACAGATCCGATCGAAGGTGCGGGCGACCGTGTGCGTACGGTTGCCGACCTGGCGCTCGAGGCCGTCGGTCTCGCGTCGCAGCCGCCACCAGCGCTCGGCCCACCGTGCGTGGTCCTCGCGGTAGGGACAGTCATGGCAGGGATGCTCGCGCAGCCGACGTCGCAGGTCCGCGACCTTGGCCTCCTGCTCCTCGTCCTGCGCCTCCCGCTGCTCGCGTTCCTGACGGGCGGGCGGTGGGTCGTGCGGCACCTTGGCGCGCAGGGTCGCTGCCAGGTCGCGTCGTGACTTGGGGCTGCGGTCGCTGAAGCTCGCGGGGATCTTGAGGCTGGTCATCGGCGTGACCGGACCATCCACATCCGTCTCGGTCAGTCGGCGCACCTGCGCCTCCGACGTCAGCACCGTGGGCTCAGGCCCGCTGCGACGGCCACCGCTGTTGCCCTTGATGACGATCGCCAGGCCGGCGCGGCGTCCGGCGGGGATGCGGATCACATCCCCCTCTTTGAGCTCCTCGAGCGACCGCGCTGCCGCGGCTCGCTGACTGCTCGCCTTGGCCTTGTGCGCCTGCTTCTCCAGGTCGGCCAGCTCACGGCGCAAAGCGGCGTACGCCGCGAAATCTCCCAGGTGGCAGCGCATGGCCTCGGCGTAGCCCTCCAGGGCCTCCTCGTTGCGCTTGATCGCCCGAGCGGTGCCCACCACGCCCCGGTCGGCCTGGAACTGGGCGAACGAGGACTCCAAGACCTCACGCGCCCGGTCCCGACCGACCTGGGCGACGAGGTTGACCGCCATGTTGGACGTCGGCACGAAGCTGGACCGCAACGGATAGGTGCGGGTCGAGGCAAGACCGCCAACGGCGTGCGGGTCGAGTCCGCGGTTGTGCAGGACGACCGCGTGTCCCTCGATGTCGATGCCGCGGCGTCCGGCCCGCCCGGTCAGCTGGGTGAACTCGGCCGGCGTGATGTCGACGTGCGCCTCGCCGTTGTACTTGACCAGCCGCTCGAGCACCACGGTGCGTGCGGGCATGTTGATGCCCAGAGCCAGAGTCTCGGTGGCGAAGACCGCACGGATGCGGCCGGCCGTGAAGAGCTCTTCGACGATCTCGCGGAAGGTCGGCAGCATGCCGGCGTGGTGCGCCGCGAATCCGCGGCTCAGGCCCTCGACGAAGTCCCAGTAGCCGAGTACGCCGAGGTCTTCCTCGGGCAGGCTCGAGACACGCTCCTCGACCAGCCGGCGGATCCGGTTGCCTTCCTTCTCCGGGATCAGCTCAGTGCCCCAGGCGAGCAGCTGAGCGACCGCCCCGTCGCAGCCGGCGCGGCTGAAGATGAAGGTGATGGCCGGCAGCAGACCGTCACGGTCGAGCCGGTCGATGACCTCGGCTCGGCTCGGGCCACCGCCCGGCCGCGCCGGGCGCCCGCCCCGCGCGACTGCTGGTGTGTCGTTCCGGCCTCGCACCTGGCGACCTCGACGACCACGTGGTGCACCGGCGTCCTCGCGGCGACCGTGCCGGTCCGTGCGAGTTTCCAGACGCGAGATCCGTTGCAGGAGCTCGGGATTCACCTTGACGGGTGCATCTGGGTCACGCTGTGCGGTGGCACCGGCTTCCTCGACGAAGAGGTCAAGCAGGTCTCGGCCGACCATCATGTGCTGCCACAACGGGACGGGACGATGCTCCTCGACGATCACCTCGGTGTCGCCGCGCACCTCGCGCAGCCAGTCACCGAACTCCTCGGCGTTGCTGACCGTCGCCGACAGCGAGATCACCTGCACCGACTCCGAGAGGTGGATGATGACCTCTTCCCAGACCGCGCCGCGGAAGCGGTCGGCGAGGTAGTGCACCTCGTCCATCACCACGAAGCCGAGGTCGCGCAAGGTGGTGGACCCGGCGTACAGCATGTTGCGCAGCACCTCCGTGGTCATGACCACGATCGGTGCCTCACCGTTGATGGAGGAGTCGCCGGTCAGGAGGCCGACGTTCTCGGCTCCGTGGCGGGCCGCCAGGTCGGTGTACTTCTGGTTGGACAGCGCCTTGATGGGCGTTGTGTAGAAGGTCTTGCGACCCGTGTGCAGCGCGAGGTAGCAGGCGAACTCACCGACCACGGTCTTGCCCGAACCGGTCGGTGCTGCGACCAGCACGCCACGACCGTCCTGAACCGCGGCGCACCCGCGCAGCTGGAAGTCGTCCAGCGGGAAGGTGTACTGCTCAGCGAAGCGACCAACGTGGCTGCTGTCGAAGCGCCGGCGCTCGCGCGCAGCGGCATGACGTTCAGCGGGGGTGGGCATGAAACCGAGACTAAGCGGTCGCCCTGACCGCGTCGCGGAGGCTCGACTTAGAGCGGCGACGCCTGGTCGTCAGGCACGTCCATCCAGTCGGACCGCCCACGGCCTGCGCGACGCTTGTCCATGAAGATCGAGAAGGCGCACGCGAGGTAGTACAGGCCCACCATCGGTGTCGCGAGAGCCAGCATCGTCCAGGCGTCCGGGGTCGGGGTCATCATCGCGGCGAAGACGAAGATCGCGATGATGGCGATGCGCCAGCCCTTGAGCATGATGCGGCCCGGCAGGATGCGCGCCGAGTTGAGACCGACGAGAAAGACCGGCAGCAGGAAGGCGATACCGAACGCGAGGATGAAGCGGGTGCAGAACGTGAAGTAGTCGCCCGCCGGAGGCAGGTTGGCCGCGTCGTCGGGGGTGAACCCCAGGAGCACTTCGACAGCCTTCGGCAGCGCCCACGTCGCGAGGTAGCAGCCGATCAGGAAGAGAGGAACGGCAGCTGCCACGAAGTAGCGCGCGACGCGCTTCTCCTTCTTGGTCAGACCGGGCACCAGGAAGGCCCAGATCTGCCACAGCCAGACCGGGCTCCCGACGATGAAGCCGAGCCACATCGCAATCTTCAGGTGCAGAGTGAAGGCCGAAGTGATGCCGGCGTAGTTGAGCTTGACGAACTCGCTGTTGCGCTCTTTGGAGAGGTCCTGCAGCGGCTGGGTCAGGAAGTCGACCAACCAGTCGTAGACGAGCCAACCCACCACTGAGCCGGCCGCGATCGCGAGGGCAGCGATCAGCGCGCGGTTACGGAACTCACGGAAGTGGTCCGTCAGGGACATGCGTCCCTCGGGGTTGGCGTTCTTGCGGAGCAGCGCCATCTATCGAATCCGGAGGCTCAGTCGAAGTACAGGTGTCACGTCTCCGTCAGGACGCCTGGCCACCGGTGCCCGGACCACCCTGCTGCGGCGGGTGATACTGCGGCTGCTGCGGCTGAGTCGGGTCGTAAGGCGGCTGCGCGGGAGGCTGCGGCGCAGCGGTGTCCTGCGGAGCCGCGTTCTGCGGAGCCGGAGCCTCGCCGGGGACGGTGCCGCCGGCCGGGGCCGCGCCCTGCTGCGGGGCTGCCTCGCCCTGCACGGTCTGACGGGAGGCTTCGCTCTCCTTGTTCATCTCGCCCACCTCGCTCTTGAGGATGCGGGCGGAGCGGCCGAGGCTGCGAGCGGCGTCGGGCAACCGCTTCCAGCCGAAGACGACAACAACCACCAGCACCATGATCACCAGGTGCCAGCCGTCGAAAAGGCCCTTGATTCCCATGCTTCTGCTCTCCCTCGAGCTCGTGGACGCTTGCCCTCGGGCTCACGTTTGGTGCAACTCTCGTCAGTCTACGTGCGACCTGCCCCGGGCGTGACGCCGCGCACGTCACATCGTGGTCAAGCAGGTGAACTGTTATCGGCCAACGTCTAGCCGGTACGCCGCCAGGGCCTCTTCGGCGCCCGCCGTCACCTGCTCGGCGAGCGACTCGGGAGCCAGCACCCGCGCCTGTCCGCCGAGCCGCCAGACCAGGGCGCGAACCCAGGTCGGGTCAGCCGCGCGCAGCGAGACGAGGGTCCGTCCCTCGCCCAGATCCTTGATGTCATCGACCGGGTAGTACTCGGTCACCCAGGACGCGCCCGGCTCCAGCTCGAGCTGCACCTCGAGGTCCTCGGGGGCGGGCGTAAAGATCCCGTCGTCCAGGTCGCGGGGGCGCGCATCGGGCGGCGGGGTGCCGTCGACATCGAGGATCTCGGCACGCTCGACGCGGTCCAGCCGGAACAGTCGTACGGCCTGGGCCCGGTGGCACCAGCCCTCGAGGTACCAGTGGCTGTCGATGTTGACCAGCCGCATCGGGTCCACATCACGCTCAGTGGCCTCGTCGCGAGCCGCCACGAGGTAGCGCAGGTGGATCCGGCGCCGCGGGTCCTCCATGGCCTGACGGACGAGCGCGAGCGTCTCGCGGACGGACGTGTCACCCAGCGCTACCTGCACGCGGGTCGATCCCTCGCCGGTCTCGCCGGTGGCCTCGGTCAGCTTGGCCAGCGCCCGGTCGATGGCATCCCGCTCCCCCAGACCCGGCACCTCGGCGAGTGTGCGCAGCCCGACGATCAGGGACAGCGCCTCGTCCCGGCTGAGCCGCAGTGGCCGGGCGATGGTGTCGGCGTTGCGGAGGAAGACTCGACCCTCCTCCCACTCGGCCTCGATCAGATCGTCCGGCAGGTGACCGGGTGTGCCGCACAGGAAGAGGAGCTGGAGGTCGGCCTCGATCTGACTCGTCGTGACGCCGAGGTCGCGGCTGGCCTCCTCGATGTCGACGCCCTGTCGGTTGACCAGCCACGGGACCATGGTCAGCAGCCGCGACAACCGCGCGGTGGCGTTCTCGGGGGCGGTCATCACCTGGCCGCCTGGTGCAGGTCGCGGACGGCGACCAGCCGGCGTACGACACGTTCGACCAGTCCCTGCGGCTCAAGAGCGACGACGGCTGGGCCGAACGCGGCGATCTCGTTGGCCAGCACCTCAGCGTCGCGGAACTCGACCTCGAGCTCGCTCCAGCTCCCGTCATCGGCCACCCGGAGCGCACGACGCCGCAAGGTGTTGCCCGCGCCGACCCGCGCTCTCAGCCGGGCGGTCTGCGGCGCGCGCTCGTCCTGGGTGCCCGCGATCATCTCGACCGGGTCATGGTCGGTGGGGACGTCGTACGACGCCGCCTTGCCCTCCCGGGCAACCTTGCCCTCGACCCGGCTGAGTCGGAAGACGCGCGGAGCCTCGCGGTCGAGGTCGTGCCCGGTGAGGTACCAGTGGCCGTGCCAGCTGGTGATCGCCCAGGGCTGGACGCGCCGCGCCTCGCCCTGAGCGCCGCGCTTGCGGTAGGAGAAGCGGATCGGCTGACGCTGGACCACGGCGTTCTTGACGGCGTCGAACGCTGGCTCACTGGTGTTGACGCGGGGCTCCAGGGCGAGCACGGAGGCCGTGTCGCGCTCGATGTCCTGAGCCTGCAGCTTGCGCATCGCCTGAGCGGCCGGCCCGCCGAGGCTGGCCTGCTGCCAGGTCCGGCTCGCGAGGCCGAGCACCGCGAGCTCGTCGGCCTCGAAGGAAATCTCGGGCAGGGCGTACTCACGCTGGTCGATGCGGTAGCCGGGCTCGTCGTCGAAGTAGGCGTCCACCGGCTCGGTCTTTAGTGGGATGCCGAGCTCGCGCAGCTCGTCCTTGTCACGCTCGAACATCCGGTCGAAGGCCTCGTCGGACACGGCCTCGCCGTACTGCGGGACGGCGCTACGGATCCGCGCCTTCGACAACGGCTGGCGGGTGTAGAGCAGGCAGATCACCAGGTTGAGGAGGCGTTCGGTCTTGGCGGCCGGCGAAGGGGCAGGCATGCCCCGAACGCTACCTGAGGTTTCGCACTAGTGTGCGACGTGTGATCCAGTGGCGAGCCGGTGTCGTGGAGTCCGAACGCAACCGCTGGAGTGGCGCGATCGAGTACGCCGTCCGCTTGTCCGAGATCGACAGCACTGTCCGAGCCCTCGCCTACCCCGAGCTGGTGGGCGAGCCGGCCGTCGGGGACCGGGTGCTGCTCAACGTATCTGCTCTGGAGCGCGGGCTCGGTACGGGTGGGCTGGCTCTCGTGGTCGCCATCCCCGACCGGTTGCCGGCTGACTCCCCAGTGGGGCCGGGTCACATCGTCAAGGCGCGCTACACACCGACCCAGAGCATGCTGCTCGGTGTCGATGAGCAGGAGTCGCCGCACCACGAGCTGCTGCGCGACGCGGACTCGATCGACGGCATGCCCGTCGTGGTCGCCGATCTCCACTCAGCCGTGCCCGCGATCATCGCCGGCCTCCGCGCCGGCCCCGCTGATCGAGCAGAACCCGCTGGTCGAGTAGGCGAGCCCCCTGGGTCGAGCCGTATCGAGACCAAGGTGCCTCGCGTCGCGTACGTCATGAGCGACGGCGGCGCACTGCCGATCGCGTTCTCGCGCACGGTCGCGGGACTGCGTGAGGCCGAATGGCTCGTCGGCTCAGTGACCGTCGGACAGGCCTTCGGCGGCGACCTCGAGGCGGTCAACGTGCACACCGGACTTCTCGCGGCACGTCACGTGCTGCAGGCGGATGTCGTGGTGCTGTCCCAAGGCCCGGGCAACCTGGGCACCGGCACCCGCTGGGGTTTCTCGGGAGTCGCAGCCGGCGAAGCGGTCAACGCAGCGGCCACGCTGGGCGGTCGTGCTGTTGCCTCGCTGCGCGTGTCGGAGGCCGACCCCCGCGAACGCCACCGCGGCATCTCCCACCACAGCCGGACGGCGTACGGCCGGGTCGCCCTCTCCCCCGCCGACGTGCCAGTGCCGACCTTGGACGGCGAGCTAGGCGCACTGATCGACCGGCAGGCGACCGAGCTCATCGAGCAGGCAGGCGGCCGCCTGACTCGTCACGACATCAGGATCGACGGCCTGCGTGACGCGCTGGTCGCCAGCCCGGTGCGGCTGCGCACGATGGGCCGCGACCTCGACGCCGACGAAGCGTCCTTCCTCGCGGCCGCAGCCGCCGGTCGCTACACAGCCATGGTCCTTGCACGGTCGAGCACAGAGCGGGCCGACTCAGGTTCCTGAGCCGGCCCGCTCTGTGTCAGAAGATCGAGCGGCGCAACACGGCCGCCTGATATGCGTACTAGGTCACTCCGAGCGGATCACACTCCACACCAGAGTTGCCGCTCAATGTAGATCTTCTCAGCACCATCGAAAACGCCGATAATGTCCACATCGATCACGGTTCGCCACGTCCCCTTCACCACAATGCTGGTGCATCCGTTCTTGGTCGTGACCTTATTGCGCGAACCAGGCTTAAGGATTTTTGAGGCGGAGGCACGTTGTACCCACTTTCCGCCCTTTTTAGCCTGTAGCCAGATCGTCACCCGCGCCGTCTTGCCCGATCCCGCGTACTTCACCCACCAACCAGAACCCTGGGCCGCGTAATAGCCGCTCTTAACGAGCGTCGTGTCCCCAAAGGTCTTGTAAACACCCGCTCCCATCGGCTCAACCGACTGCGCCGGACTGACCGTTTGGACCCTTGAGTGCGCGTTCGAATCCGATGCTTTGGCGGTAACTGTGGTCGCCGCACCCGCGCTGCCTGCACTCGCAGCGGCAACCGCAAGGGAAGTGACCAAGACGGAAGTGACTCTGTGATTCATATAAGCCCCCTGTGATGTTCGAAACCGCCGGACTTGTGTGCCCGGCGGTTTCGACCATAGATCGGGTCGACCGATCGACCTGCATCAGCTTCCGGTTGTGGAAATCTTCAGCTCAGGCCGAAGGCAGATCCGGCGCCAGGCTTGTTGGTGCTGACCAGGTCGACGACGAAGATCAGCGTCTCGCCGCCCTTGATGGCGGCGCCGGCGCCGTGGTCGCCGTAGCCCAGCTCGGGCGGGATGACCAGCTTGCGGCGGCCACCGACCTTCATGCCGACGATGCCCTGGTCCCAGCCCTGGATGACCTGGCCGACACCGACCTGGAAGTCCAGCGGCGTACCGCGGTTCCAGGAGGCGTCGAACTCCTCACCCGTGGACCAGGCGACACCGACGTAGTGCGCCTTGATCTGGTGGCCGGCCTCGGCCGCCGGGCCATCGCCCTCGGTGATGTCCTCGACGACCAGCTCGGTGGGCGGGTTGTCGCCCGGGAAGTCGATCTCCGGCTTGGTCGTGGTGGGGTCGAACGGCATTGCTGCTCCTTGCGATTCGTCAGGTCAGGGTGCGGCGGTCAGATCGCTGCCAGGATGTCGACGACGAAGACCATGGTGTCCGTCGGCTTAATCGCCCACGACCCGTCCTGGTTCTTCTTGCCGGTCTTGCCATATCCCTCAGCGGGCGGCACAACAATCAGAACTCGACTGCCGACGGTTTGACCGACGAGCGTCTTGTCCCAACCTGCGATGACCTGACCCGCACCGATCTGGAACGGGACCGGCTGGCCCTGCTTGGCCGCAGCGTCGAAGACGGCGCCGCCCCACACCTGGCCGGTGTAATTGGAGAGCAGCTGCTGCCCTGCAATAACCTTCGGTCCCGTGCCCTTGATCAGCACCTGTGACTTGAGCGTCGTTGGGGGCTTCGAACCCTTGGCCACGGTGATCTTGGCCTGCTTCACCGGGCCTGCAGGCACGGAGACCTCGGGCATACCCGGATCGGTCTTGGCCTGAGTGCCCTTGACCTCGCTGAGCAGCTCAGTCGCATCGTTGACCTTGAGGTAGAAGATCATCGTGTCCTTGGCGGTGATCTTCATCTGCGGGTTGCCCTGCGGACCGAAGCCCTCGGCGGGCGGCACCGCGACGACGATCTCGCTGCCGACCTGCTGGCCCTTCAGCGCCTGGGTCAGACCCGGGAACGTCTTCTTGTCACCGAGGTTGAACGCCGCGCTCGGCTTGCCGAACGTCGTCTCGATGGTCTTGCCGGTGGTGCCGTTGACCGCGACGTACGAGACGTACGCGATGTCCTTGGCGGTCGTCTTCTTGCCGCTGCCGGGCTTGAGCACCTTGGTCGTGGTCTTGTTGACCTGGAAGGGCGCCTTGGCAACCTTCACGGCCGGAGCGTTCGGCTTCGGCGTACTGACGGAGACGTCACTGATCGGGGCCACCTTGTCGGGCGCGACGGTCAGCGGACTCGCCGGACTGGCCGAGCTCGACTTCGATGAGGACTTCGCGTCCTTGCTGTCGTCTCCGCAAGCGGTCAGAAGAGCAAGCGGGAGGATGCCGGCAGCAAGGAGCCGGACACGGGTGGAACGCACAGGTGAACCCTTGAGATCGGGGACGACGGGACAGCACACCATAACCCGCTCGACCTTGACGTTCGCTGGACACGACAGGCCTTGTCGTACGGCGACGGGTCAGGCGGTTCCGTTCACATCCCGTCGATGAGCCGCTGGACTCGTTGGTCGTGGGAGGAGAACGGGTCCTTGCACAGCACCGTGCGTTGGGCCTGATCGTTGAGCTTGAGGTGCACCCAGTCAACGGTGAAGTCGCGACGCTTCGCCTGTGCGGCCCGGATGAAGTCACCGCGCAGCTTGGCCCGGGTGGTCTGCGGCGGGAACGTCTTGGCCTCGAAGATCTCAACATCGGTGGCCACCCGGGCGGCCAT includes these proteins:
- a CDS encoding DEAD/DEAH box helicase gives rise to the protein MPTPAERHAAARERRRFDSSHVGRFAEQYTFPLDDFQLRGCAAVQDGRGVLVAAPTGSGKTVVGEFACYLALHTGRKTFYTTPIKALSNQKYTDLAARHGAENVGLLTGDSSINGEAPIVVMTTEVLRNMLYAGSTTLRDLGFVVMDEVHYLADRFRGAVWEEVIIHLSESVQVISLSATVSNAEEFGDWLREVRGDTEVIVEEHRPVPLWQHMMVGRDLLDLFVEEAGATAQRDPDAPVKVNPELLQRISRLETRTDRHGRREDAGAPRGRRGRQVRGRNDTPAVARGGRPARPGGGPSRAEVIDRLDRDGLLPAITFIFSRAGCDGAVAQLLAWGTELIPEKEGNRIRRLVEERVSSLPEEDLGVLGYWDFVEGLSRGFAAHHAGMLPTFREIVEELFTAGRIRAVFATETLALGINMPARTVVLERLVKYNGEAHVDITPAEFTQLTGRAGRRGIDIEGHAVVLHNRGLDPHAVGGLASTRTYPLRSSFVPTSNMAVNLVAQVGRDRAREVLESSFAQFQADRGVVGTARAIKRNEEALEGYAEAMRCHLGDFAAYAALRRELADLEKQAHKAKASSQRAAAARSLEELKEGDVIRIPAGRRAGLAIVIKGNSGGRRSGPEPTVLTSEAQVRRLTETDVDGPVTPMTSLKIPASFSDRSPKSRRDLAATLRAKVPHDPPPARQEREQREAQDEEQEAKVADLRRRLREHPCHDCPYREDHARWAERWWRLRRETDGLERQVGNRTHTVARTFDRICDLLSELGYLSPDGREVTERGHVLQRIYTEKDLLAAESLRTDAWRGLDAASLAAVVSTLVHEPRREQTDVSPRMPNDVVLSACEDLVRLWSDLQERQRAHRLTPMGEPDPGIAWMVHRWVSGQRLESVLRDSDLSAGDFVRRCKQLADLLGQVADAAPSDAVRRTAKEAIDGVVRGVVAADKLD
- a CDS encoding helix-turn-helix transcriptional regulator, with amino-acid sequence MTAPENATARLSRLLTMVPWLVNRQGVDIEEASRDLGVTTSQIEADLQLLFLCGTPGHLPDDLIEAEWEEGRVFLRNADTIARPLRLSRDEALSLIVGLRTLAEVPGLGERDAIDRALAKLTEATGETGEGSTRVQVALGDTSVRETLALVRQAMEDPRRRIHLRYLVAARDEATERDVDPMRLVNIDSHWYLEGWCHRAQAVRLFRLDRVERAEILDVDGTPPPDARPRDLDDGIFTPAPEDLEVQLELEPGASWVTEYYPVDDIKDLGEGRTLVSLRAADPTWVRALVWRLGGQARVLAPESLAEQVTAGAEEALAAYRLDVGR
- a CDS encoding FKBP-type peptidyl-prolyl cis-trans isomerase — translated: MRSTRVRLLAAGILPLALLTACGDDSKDAKSSSKSSSASPASPLTVAPDKVAPISDVSVSTPKPNAPAVKVAKAPFQVNKTTTKVLKPGSGKKTTAKDIAYVSYVAVNGTTGKTIETTFGKPSAAFNLGDKKTFPGLTQALKGQQVGSEIVVAVPPAEGFGPQGNPQMKITAKDTMIFYLKVNDATELLSEVKGTQAKTDPGMPEVSVPAGPVKQAKITVAKGSKPPTTLKSQVLIKGTGPKVIAGQQLLSNYTGQVWGGAVFDAAAKQGQPVPFQIGAGQVIAGWDKTLVGQTVGSRVLIVVPPAEGYGKTGKKNQDGSWAIKPTDTMVFVVDILAAI
- a CDS encoding helix-turn-helix transcriptional regulator, which encodes MPAPSPAAKTERLLNLVICLLYTRQPLSKARIRSAVPQYGEAVSDEAFDRMFERDKDELRELGIPLKTEPVDAYFDDEPGYRIDQREYALPEISFEADELAVLGLASRTWQQASLGGPAAQAMRKLQAQDIERDTASVLALEPRVNTSEPAFDAVKNAVVQRQPIRFSYRKRGAQGEARRVQPWAITSWHGHWYLTGHDLDREAPRVFRLSRVEGKVAREGKAASYDVPTDHDPVEMIAGTQDERAPQTARLRARVGAGNTLRRRALRVADDGSWSELEVEFRDAEVLANEIAAFGPAVVALEPQGLVERVVRRLVAVRDLHQAAR
- a CDS encoding DUF3866 family protein translates to MIQWRAGVVESERNRWSGAIEYAVRLSEIDSTVRALAYPELVGEPAVGDRVLLNVSALERGLGTGGLALVVAIPDRLPADSPVGPGHIVKARYTPTQSMLLGVDEQESPHHELLRDADSIDGMPVVVADLHSAVPAIIAGLRAGPADRAEPAGRVGEPPGSSRIETKVPRVAYVMSDGGALPIAFSRTVAGLREAEWLVGSVTVGQAFGGDLEAVNVHTGLLAARHVLQADVVVLSQGPGNLGTGTRWGFSGVAAGEAVNAAATLGGRAVASLRVSEADPRERHRGISHHSRTAYGRVALSPADVPVPTLDGELGALIDRQATELIEQAGGRLTRHDIRIDGLRDALVASPVRLRTMGRDLDADEASFLAAAAAGRYTAMVLARSSTERADSGS
- a CDS encoding FKBP-type peptidyl-prolyl cis-trans isomerase; protein product: MPFDPTTTKPEIDFPGDNPPTELVVEDITEGDGPAAEAGHQIKAHYVGVAWSTGEEFDASWNRGTPLDFQVGVGQVIQGWDQGIVGMKVGGRRKLVIPPELGYGDHGAGAAIKGGETLIFVVDLVSTNKPGAGSAFGLS
- the tatC gene encoding twin-arginine translocase subunit TatC; translation: MALLRKNANPEGRMSLTDHFREFRNRALIAALAIAAGSVVGWLVYDWLVDFLTQPLQDLSKERNSEFVKLNYAGITSAFTLHLKIAMWLGFIVGSPVWLWQIWAFLVPGLTKKEKRVARYFVAAAVPLFLIGCYLATWALPKAVEVLLGFTPDDAANLPPAGDYFTFCTRFILAFGIAFLLPVFLVGLNSARILPGRIMLKGWRIAIIAIFVFAAMMTPTPDAWTMLALATPMVGLYYLACAFSIFMDKRRAGRGRSDWMDVPDDQASPL
- the tatA gene encoding Sec-independent protein translocase subunit TatA, encoding MGIKGLFDGWHLVIMVLVVVVVFGWKRLPDAARSLGRSARILKSEVGEMNKESEASRQTVQGEAAPQQGAAPAGGTVPGEAPAPQNAAPQDTAAPQPPAQPPYDPTQPQQPQYHPPQQGGPGTGGQAS